The window AGAATGCCCACAAACGCCTGGAGCAATGGGAGCGCGGCGGTCGCTCAGGCTCTCGGGCCGCCATCATCGTGCAGGCCGCGCAGGAGGTCGGCAAGCCGCTGTTCTTCTCGCTCCTCATCATCACGATCTCCTTTTTGCCGGTCTTCACTCTCGAAGCTCAGGAGGGGCGTCTCTTCAAGCCGCTCGCGTTCACCAAGACGGCGGCCATGTTCTTTGCGGCCCTTGTCTCGATCACAGTTGCGCCGCTCTTGATGGTATGGCTGCTGAAGGGAAAGATCCGTCCAGAAGAGAGCAATCCGATCAATCGGGTCTTGCTACGACTGTACCGGCCCATCGTCTCCGGTGCGTTGCGCGTCAGGTGGCTCGTCATCATCCTTGCCGTCCTGGCGGTGGCCGTCACCGTTCCTTTGTACGCACGGCTGGGCTCCGAATTCATGCCGCCGCTCAACGAAGGGACGATCCTCTTCATGCCGACGGCGTTGCCGGGGATTTCAGTGACCGAGGCGACACGGCTCTTGCAGCGACAAGATCAGCTTCTAAAGCAATTTCCGGAGGTAGACCATGTGTTTGGAAAAGTCGGCCGGGCGGAAACGCCGACGGATCCGGCCCATTTCAGCATGGCAGAGACCACGGTGACCTTGAAGCCCGAAGAGCAGTGGCGGCCAGGCGTCACCTGGGATTCGCTGATTGCTGAGCTAGACCCGCTGCTGAAATTCCCTGGGATGCCGAACATCTGGTGGATGCCGATTCAGACTCGGACGGAGATGCTGGCCACCGGGATCCGCAGCAATCTCGGCATTAAAATCCTGGGCCCGGACCTCGCTGAGATCGAGCGCATTGGGCTCACGATCGAAAGTCTGCTGCAAGGACTTCGCGGGACACGCAGCGCCTATTCCGAACGGGTCACAGGGGGCTACTACCTGGATGTTCAAGTCGATCGTGATGCGATCGCCCGGTACGGGTTGACCATCGAGGATGTCGAGGACGTCATCGAATCGGCCATCGGGGGGAAAAACATTTCGCAGACGGTCGAGGGTCGGGAACGGTATCCCATTAACGTCCGGTATGCTCGGGCCCTGCGGGACGATCCGGAATCCCTAAGACGTGTCCTGGTGGAGACGCCGAGTGGAGCGACGATCCCCATGGCTCAGCTCGCCCAGATTTCGATGGTGACCGGACCCCCAACGGTTCGCGATGAACGAGGCTCGCTGTCCGGCATTGTGTTCGTGGACGTGACGGGACGGGATCTGGCCGGGTATGTCGCCGAGGCGCAGCGGGTGGTGCGCGAGCAAGTCCGCCTGAAGCCCGGCTATCGACTGGAGTGGGGGGGACAGTTCCAATATCTGGAGCGGGCCAAGGCCCGCCTCAGGATCGTGGTGCCGGTGACGATTTTTCTGATCTTCGTCTTGCTCTACATGAATTTTCGGTCCGTCACCCGGAGTCTGATCGTGCTGCTGTCGGTGCCATTTGGGGTGATCGGGGCGATTGTGTATCTGTACCTGCTCAATTATCACCTGAGCGTGGCCGTCTGGGTGGGGATCATTGCCTTGGCCGGCGTCGCGGCTGAGACGGGGGTGATCATGATTATCTTCCTAGACGAAGCCTATGAACGCTGGCATCGGGAGGGGCGGCTCCATTCCATGGCGGATCTTCACCTGGCGATTATCGAAGGCGCGGTACAGCGTGTGCGGCCGAAGGTGATGACGGCGTCGGCCATCTTGATCGGGCTGTTGCCGATCATGTGGAGCCATGGATCCGGCGCGGATGTGATGAAGCGGATCGCGGCACCGATGATCGGCGGCATGGTGTCGTCAACCCTGTTAACGTTGGTCGTCATTCCGGTGTTGTATGCCTTGTGGCGAGGCAGGTCTCTGCCGGCCGAGGCACCTGCCGAGGCCGGAGCGGAGAAACGTCTCGTGCCATTAGAAAATCCCTGAGTAATGAGAACTCCAAGGAGGGAAGTACTATGAAATCTTTAACCCAATTTGTTGCAGTGTCCCTGATGCCTGCTATGGTCTCGGGCTGTATGAGCATGATGCCGATGGAGAAGATGGATATGGAGAAGGACAACATGGGACAGATGAACATGGGAGACAAAGGCCGGAATCATGAGATGACTGGAACGAAGGGTGACAACACGAAGGTCGAAAAACGGGTGGGGGACCTGATCGTGGCCTTCTCGACCATTCCTGCGAAACCGACAGTGGGCGAGAATGTGTTGCGCGTGAAGCTGACCGATGCTTCCGGAGGAACCGTCAGAGACGCCGTGGTGACATTTGATGTGACAATGACGATGCCAGGGATGACTGTGATGGAAGAGAACGCGGTCGTGACTAAAGACGTGTATCTGGCAAACACCAACTTCGGCATGGCAGGAGAATGGCAAATCACCGTCAAAATCCAGCGGGCGGGGGCAGCCGAACGGCGTGAACACTTCACTGTCTCCGTGACCTGAGAAGTAGGGGCTCTTTAGAGCAACACTCTGACGGTGCGGTCCCCTGGCTGTGTCGCGACAGGTGGTCGGGCGGATGGGGAAATAAGTACACCTAGACAGGTGAAGAGCATGGAGGCCTTCCTGCTCTTCTCCAATCGAGGAAGGTAAACAAAGCGAGCGACCGTGATAGGCGCCGGAGGACGATGAGCCGGTTGTGGGATGACGCTTCAAGGACCCCATTAGCCACGACTCTAGCACGCATCTTTATCGCGACGGTTGTCTTCAATTATCCCTGAGAACGCGCTCAGTCCACGCTTTACGTTGCAAGGGATGGAACTCCTATTCCCTGGTGGCAGTGCTTCTCGATGAGTCTCGGCGACGGCTTGCTCGTCCTGCTCATTTTCTGGATCGGATGGATCTGGTTTGATCAGCCAGGATGGTTTCAGCATCCTGGGCTGCGAGGGTATGCGCTCATGGCCGTTACCGGGCTTGTCATGATCATTCCGCTTGAATGGATCATGATTTACGGGGCGAAGTGGTGGAGCTATACCACACAGATGCCCCTCATTCCGGGAGTTGCCGTGGGCGTCAGCCCGGTGGCCCAGATGTTACTGCTCCCGCCGTTGATCCTCCGGGTCGTCGCGATGTGGCATCGCTGAAGAACGAAGGAGCGCGCCGCATGGCGCAACAGCACTCACGATCCCAAGCAGAGTCGCTTCCGGACCTTCAATTATCATCCCGGCTTTAAATGAAGCGGATGAGCTTGACGCGACCTTGCACGCCATAGCTCGCTTGCGAGGCCACAAAGAAGTGATCGTCGTTAATGGCGGGAGTCAGGACACGACGGTCCAGATTGCCCGACAGCATGGCGCATGCCTCATTCGGGAGCAAGGCGGCCGAGGAAGGCAGTTGCACGCGGGCGCCAGTCTGGCTATGGCGGATATCTTATGGTTTCTGCATGCCGACACGATTCCACCTGCCAACGCTGTTGAGCATATCAAAGAGGCATTACAAGGTCCCGACATCGTTGGTGGGTGCTTCGCGGTCACGTTCGCCGGCTCAACATTCAGTGCACGCTTCCTGACTTGGCTATTTCGTCGTTTGCATAAGGTAGGACTGTGTTATGGAGACGCGGCGATTTTTGTGAAACGCCATTACTACACCTCTATGGGCGGCTTCCCGCCGTTTCCAATTTTCGAGGATGTTGCGCTTCTGCAATCCCTGAAGGCCATGGGCCGTCTCGTCGAATGTCCGGCTGCCGTCACGACCTCTTCACGCCGAATCAAACGATGTGGCTTGGTGAGGACCCTAGGACTGTGGACGGCCTTGCAAGTGCTGTACTGGCTCGGTGTCTCTCCATATACTCTCGGTCGCTTCTATCGTCCGGTCAAAGGCCAGATGCAAACTCCGCCATGAACAATGCATGTGCGAGAAGAAGAGAACTTCAGCTGTCGTGCGTTAAAACGGACTCTCTTTCTGCTATGTGCTGAGCGTCAGTCTCACGAAATGTGAAGAATGTTCGATGATGCAGGGAAGCGAACCTTCTAGCCGACTATGCACAACAATGGTGTTGGTCCTCAGTGGTGCAAGCTTGTTTTTGATGGGTGCCGTTGTGTCCTGCATGATGCCCATGATGGGGGATGATGAGGATGGACGACAAGAAAGGCCATGGCATAATGGACCAGGGGCACATGAAGGAGATGATGCAGCAGATGATGGGCGGGATGTTGCCGCCTGGCATCAGGCCCCAAGATCTTCCGGAACCAGAAAGCCTCGGAGCGACATTGCTGAGCACCTACTGCTCTCAATGTCACAATCTTCCCAGCGCCAGGAACTTGTCTCGGCTCCTGAATGGTGAGCGTTCGCGCAAGCAGGTTTCCATCCTCGATCACTTCTGTCCGCTTCATCTTCAGCAAGCCGAGATCTGACCTTCCTGAATCCTGTTACAGCCTGGGACGACATAATGGTAAAAGTTGGCCCTCTTGACAGGTATACCCGGTATGGCTATTGTACAGGGGTACCAGGTACTCCTATTTAACTTGGAGGGACACGATGAAAATTCCATTTCTAGGCGAGAAAACCCAGATCATTACTGAGGAGCGCAAAGCCGACGCCACACTGCGACTCAATCGCATCGAGGGGCAAATCAAGGGTATCAAAAAAATGGTCGCCGAAGGACGTCCGTGTGTCGAAATCCTCACACAATTGGCCTCAACCCAGGAGGCGCTTCGGGGGCTCACCAAGTTGATGATGCGCAACTATCTGGAGAACTGTGCGACGGAGGCGATCCGCTCTAAGAGCGGCGACGAAATCTACGATGAGCTCATGAATGTGATTTTTAAGTTCGCCAAGTAGCACGGATTGCGGTAGCTGGTCGCTGCCCGATCCTGAAGAACTTGGTCGGGAAGAGGAGGTTGCACCATGGTCGCGAAGATCGCCAAGCACCTGTTTGACTGTCCGCTCTACGATGAAACCGGGCTCTGTGGTTTCACTCCGTTACTTCTAGTGACGCTCGGAGCCATAGGACTGGGCTGGGTAACCGGGTACTTCGATGTCATATTGTTTCCAGCTCTGGCCGTGCTATTTACCCTGACCCTGTACAGGATTTTAAAGTGAACCTGGGTGCAAGCACGTTCTACCAGTGATCCAAGGCTGACGAGTCTACAAAGACGGAGCGCAAATGATCGTCGAGGAATTTCTCAAGACCTATGCCGAGGTGCTCCTTCATGGCTCTTGGTTGGTCGTCGGGATTGCCCTTGTGGCCGGCCTGCTCAGTAGCGCCATTTGTCCCTTCACAGTGCCCGTTGGCCTCGGCGTCGTCGGCGTGGTCGGCACGGCGGAAAGTCGAGCTCGTGGCAGCGGCTTCCCGATTGCCATGGCCTTTTTTGCTGGCCTCGTCCTCAGTCTGACCGCGCTCGGCGCACTTGCGGGAGTCTTGGGCTTTGTCGCCACGCAAGCCATTGGCCAGTGGTGGATGCTGATCATGGCGGCGCTGGCGTTCGTCGCCGCGTTGGCGGTCCTTGCAGGGCCGTCGGTCACGCTGCCCGATGTGACGGCTCTGCGGCGGCCCGGGCTTCTTGGTGCCTTCTTCTATGGATTCGTCTTCAGTCTCGGCACGCCAGCCGTCTCCCTGCTCCTGGTGCTCACCGTCGCCGCCGCTGAACACCGACCGGCCTATGGTGTCCTGTTGGCGTTGGGGTATGGCATAGGGCGCGGTCTCCCCTTCCTGCTGTTTGGACTGTGTTCGGGCGCGGCGATACGGCTGCGCTGTCAGCCATCGTGGTCCCGCGCGGTTCAAGTCACCACCGGCAGCCTGCTGCTGGTGATCACGGGCTATTACCTCTGGATCTTTCTGCGACTCAGCTAAGTAAATGGAGGCTCACATGGCAAACAATACGTTCGAACCCATCCAGATGAAAGTCTCAGGGATGATGTGTTCCTTCTGCACGATGAGCATCGAGCGCGCGCTGAAGCGCTATCCCGGCGTCAAGAGCGTACTCGTCAATCTGGTCCACGGGATTGTCTTGGTGGAAGCCGATACCATGCACATCAGCCGAGGGGAATTGGCTACCGCGGTCGAAAAGCTTGGGTACAACGTGTCCTCCACCGAGGTGCAGCAGTACGCCACGGATGAGGCGATTTTTTCGGTGATCAAGCAGCGGGGACGGATCGGCATGGCTCTCGCCCTGCTGGATCTGATCGTGGACCCCTTCAATCTCTTCAGCTTGCCGGCGTACCCGCGGGCTCTGTTCAGCTTCGCGGTGGCCGCCGTCATGCTGCTGTGGGTCGGCTATCCCATCCTG is drawn from Nitrospira sp. ND1 and contains these coding sequences:
- the merF gene encoding mercury resistance system transport protein MerF, whose product is MVAKIAKHLFDCPLYDETGLCGFTPLLLVTLGAIGLGWVTGYFDVILFPALAVLFTLTLYRILK
- a CDS encoding metal-sensitive transcriptional regulator, translated to MKIPFLGEKTQIITEERKADATLRLNRIEGQIKGIKKMVAEGRPCVEILTQLASTQEALRGLTKLMMRNYLENCATEAIRSKSGDEIYDELMNVIFKFAK
- a CDS encoding efflux RND transporter permease subunit; translated protein: MIERVIEWSTKNTFLVSLALLFLMGWGGWAVYHTPLDAIPDLSDVQVIIFTEWPGRSPDLVEDQITYPIITSMLGAPRVKNVRGQSFLGLSFVYIIFQDGTDIYWARSRVVEYMQGVKGKLPEGVSPTLGPDATGVGWVFQYALVDKSGQHDLADLRTFQDWYLRYWLQSVPGVAQVASIGGFVKQYQVQVDPTKLLGYHIPLKKVIEAIQRSNNDVGGRVLEVTEREYMVRGRGYIRSLDDIRKIAVGTDQRGTPITVQDLAQVVLGPDMRRGVAELDGQGETVGGIIVMRYGENALAVIERVKEKLAEIGPSLPPGMEIIPVYDRSELIRRAIATLKEKLIEVSVVVSLISLLFLFHLRSALVAILTLPVAILLSFLAMYYLGITSNIMSLAGIAIAIGAMVDAVIVMIENAHKRLEQWERGGRSGSRAAIIVQAAQEVGKPLFFSLLIITISFLPVFTLEAQEGRLFKPLAFTKTAAMFFAALVSITVAPLLMVWLLKGKIRPEESNPINRVLLRLYRPIVSGALRVRWLVIILAVLAVAVTVPLYARLGSEFMPPLNEGTILFMPTALPGISVTEATRLLQRQDQLLKQFPEVDHVFGKVGRAETPTDPAHFSMAETTVTLKPEEQWRPGVTWDSLIAELDPLLKFPGMPNIWWMPIQTRTEMLATGIRSNLGIKILGPDLAEIERIGLTIESLLQGLRGTRSAYSERVTGGYYLDVQVDRDAIARYGLTIEDVEDVIESAIGGKNISQTVEGRERYPINVRYARALRDDPESLRRVLVETPSGATIPMAQLAQISMVTGPPTVRDERGSLSGIVFVDVTGRDLAGYVAEAQRVVREQVRLKPGYRLEWGGQFQYLERAKARLRIVVPVTIFLIFVLLYMNFRSVTRSLIVLLSVPFGVIGAIVYLYLLNYHLSVAVWVGIIALAGVAAETGVIMIIFLDEAYERWHREGRLHSMADLHLAIIEGAVQRVRPKVMTASAILIGLLPIMWSHGSGADVMKRIAAPMIGGMVSSTLLTLVVIPVLYALWRGRSLPAEAPAEAGAEKRLVPLENP
- a CDS encoding FixH family protein, with the translated sequence MKSLTQFVAVSLMPAMVSGCMSMMPMEKMDMEKDNMGQMNMGDKGRNHEMTGTKGDNTKVEKRVGDLIVAFSTIPAKPTVGENVLRVKLTDASGGTVRDAVVTFDVTMTMPGMTVMEENAVVTKDVYLANTNFGMAGEWQITVKIQRAGAAERREHFTVSVT
- a CDS encoding TIGR04283 family arsenosugar biosynthesis glycosyltransferase, yielding MHAIARLRGHKEVIVVNGGSQDTTVQIARQHGACLIREQGGRGRQLHAGASLAMADILWFLHADTIPPANAVEHIKEALQGPDIVGGCFAVTFAGSTFSARFLTWLFRRLHKVGLCYGDAAIFVKRHYYTSMGGFPPFPIFEDVALLQSLKAMGRLVECPAAVTTSSRRIKRCGLVRTLGLWTALQVLYWLGVSPYTLGRFYRPVKGQMQTPP
- a CDS encoding cytochrome c biogenesis CcdA family protein produces the protein MIVEEFLKTYAEVLLHGSWLVVGIALVAGLLSSAICPFTVPVGLGVVGVVGTAESRARGSGFPIAMAFFAGLVLSLTALGALAGVLGFVATQAIGQWWMLIMAALAFVAALAVLAGPSVTLPDVTALRRPGLLGAFFYGFVFSLGTPAVSLLLVLTVAAAEHRPAYGVLLALGYGIGRGLPFLLFGLCSGAAIRLRCQPSWSRAVQVTTGSLLLVITGYYLWIFLRLS